One Formosa agariphila KMM 3901 genomic window, TTTTTTATTTGATCTGAAGTCGGTATTAAAAATCCTTGATTGTTTTTTACCAATTTAAGATTAACAGGTGTAAATCCGCTAGCGATATCGGTATTAATATTCTCCCCTACTATATTGTCATGAAAAGAAATTCCGCTAACATCATCGAAAGCTGTAAATATATTGTCTTTATGGTCATGGTAAAAAATGTTGCCTGAAATTTCTGTAGATGTTGGTGGTGCGCTACGCTCTTCGTCGCTTCCTGCACAGAATAATATATTGTCGCAATTTACGTAAGTGTTGTTTAACAACTTACTATTCATAACTGGCATATACCGATTTGGTGTCGAATTTGGCACACCATTCATAACAACAAATGCACCTCTAAAACGATATCCTGTTACGCCAAATAAATAATTATTTCTAACAATCTGATCTTCGTTTATAATTCTAATCCCACCAGTATTTGGCTTATTGTTTCCTAAAAACACGTTGCCTTCTACTAAGGTTTCATTTCCATGACGCATGGTTAACGTTCCTGTACATTCAAAAAACGTATTGTATCTGTAAATGTTATTGGCAGATTTACTAGAAACCGTTTCTATCTCTCCGTTACATCTATCGAAATAATTAGATTCTACTACAGTACCAGAATTTTCTAATGCGTGATGACTTGTACCAATACGCAATGTTTCTCCACCGTTATTTCCAAAAGTTGGACGTGGGCCAAAATAATTATGATCTATCTGGTGATTATTTTCTACACTGCCTTTAGTATCTAATCCAACAATCATGGTAACACCCAAGTTCTTTTTACCAACAATGTGATTATGATCTAAGCGATTGTTTTTTCCGTAAATGGTAACCCAATAATCTTGAACATGACGTTCTGGATTATTAAAATTATCGATTACACATTCTGTTAAACGACAATTGTTAGCCAATTCTTCTCTATTTTTTCTGAATGAAATTACAGCATTGGTTGGTGTATATCCATTTTTAAAAACCAGCCCTTTAATAATTAAATTTTCCCCTGCGATTTGAAGATTAGATCGCCCCTCTAATGTCACTTTACCTTTTTCTTCTACAGTAAGCGTAATTGGGTGTTCTGCTGTTCCTTTGGCATCGAAAACCAATTCAGTATCGTTCCAAACTCCATTTGCCAGAATAATCTCGTCGCCTGGTTTGGCATTAGCAACTGCAGTGTTAAACATCTCTACATCTGTCACTAAATTGTTTGCTTTATCTTGATTTTTACAAGATATAAATAAGAAACTCCCGGTTATAATAAGGACCAAAAAGCAGTTAAAAAAGACCTTAGACTCTCGTTTTATCATTGTAGTTTGTTTGTTATATAACTGGTTAACCAATTTGGTGTACCAAAAGTATTGATTTTTTTACGATTACAAAAGTTAAATCATAATAATTAATGAATTTGATAAAATCATGAAACAAAATAGTTTAAATGTTGAAGAAAAAGTAAGAACTAGTGATTTTTATCATATTTTATCTCAAAAAAATCATAAAGCATTGAAATCAATTTAGACCATACCTTTAGTATAAATAACCGATTTTCCATATCAGAGATATTAAGGCTACAAATCAAAAAAACATTACATCAGAAAACTTTTAAATCTTAAACCAGACCTAATATAGATGTTTTATAAATGAATTTAGGAAGCAGTAATTCCGTTTCTAAATCATTTTTTTAGATTGTAGTATTCTAGTTTTAGAAAACTCACTTAAATCGACCGCATAAATATTTGGTGAAGGCGTCGTTTGGTAATATACTTCTGTACTACCTCCAACAATATATAAGACTCCGTAAATACAAAAAAGCGAAGCTGCTTTTAAATTTAATCGAATATCATATTCATTTAAAACTTTAGTATCTACATTATAAGTTAGAAATCTACCATTATTAAACATGTAAATAATATTATTAGACACGGTTAAACTGGGGTTTTCAATACCGTAAAATAAATTACCTTCTGCGTTCCAAATTCCAGTTTCTAGATTATAAGATTCAATTGCTTTTAGTATACCGCCATTAAAACCTCCTATTAAAAAGATTTTATTCTTAACCAAAACACCTTGAACCTCCTTTGGTGTTGTCATGTTTTTTAACGCATACCAATATCCAGAAGTAATATTATAAATGAATGATTTATTGCTATACATTTTATCACCATTTGAGTTCTGCTTATTAGAACCGCCCATAACAATAATATTATTCTGATAAGCGACCGAAGTAAAATTAATGGCTTGATGGGGATAGGTATTATCTACCTCTAAGACATTAGTCTCTAGATCAAAAACTTCAATTTTATTTTCTAAATATTCTGTGTTTTGACTATTCGATAAAGATTTTCCTCCCAATACATATACTTTATTATCTATAGCCACGACATTGTGATAAGCACGTTTTCTAAAATTTAAATCTGAAACAATAACAGTATCATTTTCGGTATCGTAAACTTGTAATTTATCACTATAATGCTTCCAAATAAGCTCGGGTTTACTGACATTCTTAAACAACTCGCCTATAGATTCAGATTCTTGGAGCGCCCGTTTTTTAACATCATCTTTTATAGTCTTATCTCCACCAATTACGTAAATTTTATCATCTACAAGTGTTGCTCCAAAATGATGAATACTTTCCTTTAACGTTCCTATTTTTTTAAACTGCAAAGCGTCTTGTAAATCAAGTTCAGAATATACCACAACCTCATCTAGTTCTTCATTAATTTTAGATAAAAAGACGATATAGTTTAAAGATTTTAATTGCTTTAGCGTGTAATTTTCGGTCGCATAACCAACACTAGAAAATGAAATAAAATCTGTTTCTGAGGCTTTTATAATCTGTAATTCAAACTTTCCATTATTATTTGTACTCGTTCCTTTAGCAGACGTTTTATAATATACGTTTACATGCTCTAGAGGCATGTTGGTATCCCTATCAAGCACAGTCCCTTTAATATTTTGGGCTGTTAGTGTAACTACTAAAAAAAACAATACAAAAGCGAATCTCATTTAAGCGTTTATAAATTTATAATACATAAAATAAAATTACGTACCGAGCCATAAATCTACTAAAATACTTTTATAAAAGGTTTAAGCAAATCTATTAACACCTCTAAGAATATATAATGGAATTTATAGGAATAGCACTGTTGATTAGATTTTTTATAAAACCGACAAACAACATGATTATCGTCATGTTAAAACCATATATTTTTATTTATTTTTACGTTTACTTTATAATTCTAAAAACAATAGAAATGAGAAAACTACTTTTTATAGTCTTAGCCATGTGTATTATTGGTTGTGGCAAAAAAGAAGAAAAGAAAACTTTTGAATACGCACCAAAAGCGACTAAAACAAATGATGTACCAGCACAGACTGAAGAAAAAGTTTCTTATGAAGATCTTGTCGATTTAGAAAACAAAGGTATTGGTCCTATTAAAAATGTGGATTTAAATGAAATTATAGACCAAGATTTAGCAAAAAAGGGAGAGCGTTATTTTAACATGACCTGTGTGGGGTGCCACAAAACAGACCGCAGATTTATTGGTCCTGCTTTAGGCGATATAACCGCTAAAAGAAGTCCAGAATGGATTATGAATATGACAATGAATACTGCCGAAATGATAAAAGAAGACCCGCTTGCAAAGGGTATTTTTGAAGAGTATGATAAAGCCCCAATGGTTACAGCTCCCGTAAACGAAACAGACGCTAGAGCCATATTAGAATATTTAAGAACCTTAAACCCTTAACTAAAAAAAATAGCTGTAATTAATCTAAGACTTGGTTTTTACGTTGTATTCTAAAACAACGTTCCTGACCTAAATACAATGGATCGCCATGTTTCTCAGACCAAAATCCATCTAAAATATCTGGAGTTATACAGCGATAGATAACAACTCCCTTATATTTAGTACTCTCGTCGTTTAAATAATAAAAATTAACGACGAGAATATTATCTTTAAAAAAGCCAGTCCCAAATTGTTCCTGTTCGTTATTTATTACCCATTTTGCTAGAATACGATTATTTTCATCTAAAGACAATTGAAGCGTTCCTTTGTATTCTTGTTCGCTATCATCTTGGTTACGTCCTAAAATTGTGAACGTACCTACTAATTCTCCAATGGTCATAATTAAATTTTATAATAAACTGCATGACATATTTGTTATGCCTTAAATAGACCAACAAAGATACGGTTAGAACGGCTTTAAAAACACTTAAATTATACGTCTTTTAAAGGTACAATCATTAAAGGTATTTTAGACTCTTCTAATAATTGCTCTGCTGTACTGCCCATAATGGCTCTATAGAAAAAACCATGTTCTTCATGACCTGTGATAATTAATTCAGCATTTAATTTTTCGGCAGACTTTAAAATGGTTTCTATTGTTGCGCCATCTACAAGTAAACCGTCTGCATCTACACCACGATCTGTCATGTTTTTAGAATACTCCTGAAGTTTACGATGCTCTGCTCTTAACTCATCTGCACGATCATTTCTTACTTCGTCTGGACCAACCCCATAACCAACAAAATCGGGATCAGGAGCTGCAATATGCATAATCCACAATTTGCTTTTAAACGCCAATGCCAACTCATAAGCCTTCTCTAACAACACTTTTTCTTTTCCATTAAAATCGATGGTAACTAAAATATTTTTCATGATAATCTCTTATAAATTCCACTACTCTAAGATACTAAACTTTCTACGCATTTGAAACTTAAAACAACTAAGCTATTGTTAATTACCCTTATCTATTAAAGACGATTATCGCTTTCCAGAATACGTCATAGCTTCTCCTCTACCAAAACCATAACTAAAACCAAGCGTGTAAAAGCGACCGCGTTCACTAGTCGTATTATTATAGTTATTTTCGTTTAAAATAGTACTTTCATAAAGTCTTGTTTCGAAAACATCTTTAACGGCAAAATTCATAACAACTTTACCTTTCAGAATTTTTTTACGAACACCTATATCTGCAAATCCAAAACCATGACTTGTACTTTGTACGGTTTCGTAGTCGGACTCATACTGACCAGTGATTTCTAAATCGAAATCGGCAGGTAATCCTATTTTTGTTGTTAACCTACCATTCCAACGCTCTCCGGTAAAATCGAAAGATTGTGTTTCGAACTCGCCTTTACGCTCAAAGTAATTAAAGTTAAAATCCCCATTAAAAGACAGCCAATTTAAAGGCGCATATTTTCCGTTTATTTCAAAACCAACAGCTCCATTTGTTCCTACGTTTACCGGTGTAGTAAGCGTTACATTATCTTGAAAAACAGACACACGTTCTACAACATCTGTAGTATATAGATAGAATACACTAGAATTTAAGGTTGCCTTTCCTATTTTAAAGATTCCTGTAATCTCGTATGAATTTGTGTATTCCGGTTGCAAATTCGGATTTCCTACTCGGATATTATAATTGTTTTTTATATTAAAAAACGGGTTTAAATCCCACAGACGTGGTCTAAAAATACGTTTAGAGTATCCTGCCTGAACAGAAAAGTTGTCGTTTATTTTATAAGAACTATGTAAGGTCGGAAAAAAATCTGTGTAAGTCTGATTGTTTTCTTCATTGGTATTGGTTAACAAAGTATATAGCTTAGTGTCTTCAACACGTAATCCCAGTTTTAGTCCCCAACGTTCGCCTTCGTATGCTCCTGTTCCATATACTCCAAACACCTTTTGATTATACTCGAAATCGTTAGTTAAATTTGGATTTACATTCCAAACTCCAGATTCAAATTCACGAACTTCATAATCGTTTCCAACATCGTTAATTAAATACTGTACTCCAGTTTCGATAGTTATACTTTCGGAAAGCGGATTTGTATAATCTAACTTAAACGTATAATCTGCTTGCTGAAACTCAGTTTCTGTTTGCTGATCTACATTTACAATATCTCCAAAGGTTGTGATATTTGTAAATTCTGATTCTTGATCTTTTCCGAAGAAACTTCCTAAAGCACTAAACAACAACGTATGCTCTTCGTTATTTTTAAATTCCTTTTTATAATTTAATTCGTATTGCCATTTCGGATTTGTAGCATCCGTGGTTTCTTCTCTATACCATTGAGAATCTAGAATTGAATTGTCGTATGAACTAAAATTAGTTTTAGATGGTTGATCTTCTATTTCGTAAGCAAAATTTCCTGAAAGCGTTAATACATTTAAATCGTTTATATGATAATCTGTTCCTAAAGTTAAGTTGAAGAAGGTTTCATTTCTGTACTCTGTCCCTTCACTAATTACACTAGAACCTGTTTCAAAATTTGTGTTTTCAGAAGTATTATCTCTTGGCAAAGAGCGGTACCCACCACCAAACTGGGTAAACAAATTAAACTTTTCTGTTCTGCGGTTTAAACTAACCCCAACACTATGATTATCTGGAATCCCTGTGTTTAACGAAATAGAACCATTCAGTCCTTTCTTATCTTCTTTCTTTAAAATAATATTTAAAATTCCAGCGGTTCCTTCGGCATCGTATTTCGCGGATGGGTTTGTAATTACCTCAATACGTTCAATCATGTCGGCTGTAATAGTTCCTAAAGCATTACTACTCTCGTCTGCGAGTACTGAAGGTTTTCCATCTATTAAAATTTGAACACCACTGTTACCTCTTAAACTCACCGCACCTTCAATATCTACATTAACCGATGGTACATTATTTAAAACCTCTAAAGCACTTACACCTGTACTGGCAATATCTTGCCCAACATTAAATACTTTTCGATCTAATTTAAATTGGGTTGAAGACACTTCTGCACGTACCAAAACTTCATCTAAAGATTGTGCGTCTTGCTCTAAATATATTGTTCCTAAATCGAGTTCTGAAGATGAGAAATCTAGACTTTTAAATGTCTGCGTTTTAAATCCTATAAAACTAATTTTAAGATAAACATCTTGAGAATCTGATTGTAAATTGAAAATTCCTTCTTCGTTAGTTGTAGTTCCCGTAATTGGTTTATCGGAAGTAGAATCGACCAAAACTACGGTAGCGTAAGGCACTGGATAATTGGTTGCCCGTTCGAGAACATGCCCTTTAATTTCTAAATCTTGAGCATAGATACAAGTACTAGTAATAAATAAGCAGAGAATAAGACACAGAGACCTCATACAAATTTCAGTTTTTTTTTAAAAATTATTGTTATTTGAATTAGTAAAAATAAGAACTAAAATATAGAAATGCAGTTAGGGAATTATACTTAATTTTAAGTAGCGGTTAAAACCTGACTCTTTAGCCTTTATTTAATTCCTGAAAACACTTCGGGATCCAAACCTTTACCAAATTGACGTAAGCCATTCATAGCTTGTTTCATGGTTATAGGAATAAACTCGCAATCTGTAGTTAGCATATAGCGCACCTCACCGGCGTCCATCTTAGGAGCATCAGGAATATAAATAGATCGAAAATTTGGTTGACTTTTATCTGTGATAAACGCAATACAATACGCATTGTCTTCTTTCAATAAAATTGGTTCCCAGAATCCTTGATCTTTAAAATCATTTTCGTCTATAAATTTATATTTCATCATCTGAAATGATGGAAAATGATAAAACAATGTAGTTTCGAACGTGTTACTCCATTGCTTTAAAAACCCATTTACAATTAAGTAACCACTAAAAAAACTGACGAGAGCAATTAAAAAACAACTTACAAAAACAACAGCTGCCGGACCTAATAACGATGTCAGGTTAAACATATGCGTTAATTTATGTCCGAGTGGCATTAGGATACTTAACGCCTTACCAAATAAAATGAACAAAATTAGTATAGGAACAACTACAAATAATGTCCCTGTCATGATATATCTAAACAGTAATCTATAACTCTTCACAGTAACGTATTTTAAAACTATTATGAATTCCGAAGATAGCAATAATAAAAACTTAAAATTTCATCAGAATCTCATTACACTTAAAACAATTATATATACTATGCAATATCTAGCATAAACTGCCATTTAATTAATGCTTAGCGTATAACAACTCATGCATTCAACTAGAAATCAATACTATCAACGTTTTAATCTCATTTTGTATTCCAAAAATTCGTAATTTAAATGCATAATCAATTATAACCTGAAAAATATTATGAAAGTATTAAAGAATGTATTTATTTTATTGGTAGTGTGCACCATGTCTTTTGCTGTAAATGGGCAAAGTAAAAAGGATAAAAAAATAATTAAAGAATCTGACGAAGCTGTAAAAACACTTTTAGAAGTTAACCCTGAATTGAGAGATTTTTTTGATAATTCTGCGGGTTGCGTAATTTTTCCAAATGTTGGTAAAGGTGGATTTATTGTTGGTGGAGCTTCCGGAAATGGTGTATTATATCAATACGGACACAAAAAAGGAATGGCTGGTTTAAAAGAACTCAGCGTAGGTATTCAAGCTGGTGGGCAGGCATTAATTGAAGTTATCTTTTTTGAGCAATTGGAAGATGTTGAAAAATTTAAAGAAGGCAAGTTTGAATTCGATGCAGGTATTTCTGCAGTAGCCCTAAAAAAAGGGGAAAGCTTAGATGCTAAATATAAAGATGGCGTAGCTGTATTTACACATTCTAAAGCTGGACTAATGGCTGAAGCTTCTGTTGGAGGACAGAAATTTAGTTACAAAGCATTTAAATAGTAAAAAAACATTGTTCATAAAAAAAGGCTTCGAATGTATACATTCGAAGCCTTTTTTAAATTGGCACTATTTATATTTAAGTCCGTTCTTTACGCTTCGCCATAATCTTTTGGAAGCTCGACGGTGTTAATCCTGTTATTTTTTTAAACTGTCCAGACAAATGGGCCACGCTACTGTATTGCAATCTGTGAGCAATTTCAGTAAGCGTTAATCTATCGTTGCTTGCCATTAAATCTTTAGCGTAATCTATTTTTTTTAAGATTACAAAATTCTCGATTGAAGAATAAGTAACCTCAGAAAACACACTAGACAAATAGCTGTACGTATAATTTAGTTTTTTTGAAAGTAAAGTAGATGTATTGTAGGCTTTATTTTCGTTAGAATTATATACCATTTCCGAAACAAGATCTTTAATACGCTGTACTAAAACATCTTTTTCATCTTGAATAATTTCTACGCCATAATACGCTAAACCCTCAATAAGCGCTTTTTTCTTTTCTTCTTTTAAATCTGAAGCCAATTCAATTTCTCCGATTCCATTTAATTTATACGGAATGTTTAAGGCTTCTAATTGCGTCTCTAAAATACGCTTACAAACTATAGGATAATC contains:
- a CDS encoding c-type cytochrome — encoded protein: MRKLLFIVLAMCIIGCGKKEEKKTFEYAPKATKTNDVPAQTEEKVSYEDLVDLENKGIGPIKNVDLNEIIDQDLAKKGERYFNMTCVGCHKTDRRFIGPALGDITAKRSPEWIMNMTMNTAEMIKEDPLAKGIFEEYDKAPMVTAPVNETDARAILEYLRTLNP
- a CDS encoding helix-turn-helix domain-containing protein; the protein is MKVFVKFDYPIVCKRILETQLEALNIPYKLNGIGEIELASDLKEEKKKALIEGLAYYGVEIIQDEKDVLVQRIKDLVSEMVYNSNENKAYNTSTLLSKKLNYTYSYLSSVFSEVTYSSIENFVILKKIDYAKDLMASNDRLTLTEIAHRLQYSSVAHLSGQFKKITGLTPSSFQKIMAKRKERT
- a CDS encoding universal stress protein, which codes for MKNILVTIDFNGKEKVLLEKAYELALAFKSKLWIMHIAAPDPDFVGYGVGPDEVRNDRADELRAEHRKLQEYSKNMTDRGVDADGLLVDGATIETILKSAEKLNAELIITGHEEHGFFYRAIMGSTAEQLLEESKIPLMIVPLKDV
- a CDS encoding polysaccharide lyase 6 family protein; the protein is MIKRESKVFFNCFLVLIITGSFLFISCKNQDKANNLVTDVEMFNTAVANAKPGDEIILANGVWNDTELVFDAKGTAEHPITLTVEEKGKVTLEGRSNLQIAGENLIIKGLVFKNGYTPTNAVISFRKNREELANNCRLTECVIDNFNNPERHVQDYWVTIYGKNNRLDHNHIVGKKNLGVTMIVGLDTKGSVENNHQIDHNYFGPRPTFGNNGGETLRIGTSHHALENSGTVVESNYFDRCNGEIETVSSKSANNIYRYNTFFECTGTLTMRHGNETLVEGNVFLGNNKPNTGGIRIINEDQIVRNNYLFGVTGYRFRGAFVVMNGVPNSTPNRYMPVMNSKLLNNTYVNCDNILFCAGSDEERSAPPTSTEISGNIFYHDHKDNIFTAFDDVSGISFHDNIVGENINTDIASGFTPVNLKLVKNNQGFLIPTSDQIKNPIVISDKIGTKDNTGTTWYSKDDKTIALNSGQTIAVEPGINTLSFATAHSNPGDVIELTSGETYVLTKSAKVKHPLTFKSSGKEKAIILFERMMAFEIENGGSLSLENLKFNGASSPDYAGNAVISTSKKSMTENYKLFIDGCDFEDLIVNHSFDVLRVGKGTFADTISIQNSKFKNITGHIAALDAETDDIGAYNAEYVIMKNNILTDVQGVALRLYRGGTDESTLGPFLEMENNVINHVGFGKKNKYNAALSLYGVQANRIENNIFNNTKPVEMHLVVGEPIVNIRNNNFYKVDAMRVTGDQKYTVANSIAVDPKFSNTDTFELSNDSPLKGKGVNGKDLGIIK
- a CDS encoding DUF502 domain-containing protein; this encodes MKSYRLLFRYIMTGTLFVVVPILILFILFGKALSILMPLGHKLTHMFNLTSLLGPAAVVFVSCFLIALVSFFSGYLIVNGFLKQWSNTFETTLFYHFPSFQMMKYKFIDENDFKDQGFWEPILLKEDNAYCIAFITDKSQPNFRSIYIPDAPKMDAGEVRYMLTTDCEFIPITMKQAMNGLRQFGKGLDPEVFSGIK
- a CDS encoding Kelch repeat-containing protein, translated to MRFAFVLFFLVVTLTAQNIKGTVLDRDTNMPLEHVNVYYKTSAKGTSTNNNGKFELQIIKASETDFISFSSVGYATENYTLKQLKSLNYIVFLSKINEELDEVVVYSELDLQDALQFKKIGTLKESIHHFGATLVDDKIYVIGGDKTIKDDVKKRALQESESIGELFKNVSKPELIWKHYSDKLQVYDTENDTVIVSDLNFRKRAYHNVVAIDNKVYVLGGKSLSNSQNTEYLENKIEVFDLETNVLEVDNTYPHQAINFTSVAYQNNIIVMGGSNKQNSNGDKMYSNKSFIYNITSGYWYALKNMTTPKEVQGVLVKNKIFLIGGFNGGILKAIESYNLETGIWNAEGNLFYGIENPSLTVSNNIIYMFNNGRFLTYNVDTKVLNEYDIRLNLKAASLFCIYGVLYIVGGSTEVYYQTTPSPNIYAVDLSEFSKTRILQSKKMI
- a CDS encoding lipid-binding SYLF domain-containing protein, which produces MKVLKNVFILLVVCTMSFAVNGQSKKDKKIIKESDEAVKTLLEVNPELRDFFDNSAGCVIFPNVGKGGFIVGGASGNGVLYQYGHKKGMAGLKELSVGIQAGGQALIEVIFFEQLEDVEKFKEGKFEFDAGISAVALKKGESLDAKYKDGVAVFTHSKAGLMAEASVGGQKFSYKAFK
- a CDS encoding outer membrane beta-barrel family protein, with protein sequence MRSLCLILCLFITSTCIYAQDLEIKGHVLERATNYPVPYATVVLVDSTSDKPITGTTTNEEGIFNLQSDSQDVYLKISFIGFKTQTFKSLDFSSSELDLGTIYLEQDAQSLDEVLVRAEVSSTQFKLDRKVFNVGQDIASTGVSALEVLNNVPSVNVDIEGAVSLRGNSGVQILIDGKPSVLADESSNALGTITADMIERIEVITNPSAKYDAEGTAGILNIILKKEDKKGLNGSISLNTGIPDNHSVGVSLNRRTEKFNLFTQFGGGYRSLPRDNTSENTNFETGSSVISEGTEYRNETFFNLTLGTDYHINDLNVLTLSGNFAYEIEDQPSKTNFSSYDNSILDSQWYREETTDATNPKWQYELNYKKEFKNNEEHTLLFSALGSFFGKDQESEFTNITTFGDIVNVDQQTETEFQQADYTFKLDYTNPLSESITIETGVQYLINDVGNDYEVREFESGVWNVNPNLTNDFEYNQKVFGVYGTGAYEGERWGLKLGLRVEDTKLYTLLTNTNEENNQTYTDFFPTLHSSYKINDNFSVQAGYSKRIFRPRLWDLNPFFNIKNNYNIRVGNPNLQPEYTNSYEITGIFKIGKATLNSSVFYLYTTDVVERVSVFQDNVTLTTPVNVGTNGAVGFEINGKYAPLNWLSFNGDFNFNYFERKGEFETQSFDFTGERWNGRLTTKIGLPADFDLEITGQYESDYETVQSTSHGFGFADIGVRKKILKGKVVMNFAVKDVFETRLYESTILNENNYNNTTSERGRFYTLGFSYGFGRGEAMTYSGKR